atgaaaaaggacacaTCCTTTCGTGAATGATGGTAAagttcaaaattcaaacctttGAACTAAGATTATAAAAAGATTTGAAATTCAAAAATGTGAATAGATTAACTTTCATTACACGCTTGGATTTTGAAttcccaaataaaaaaaaagaggaaataaGAAATAAAACAATGCAGAATGGTCCAAACTGTAAGCTTGTAATGAAAGCTAATCTATTCATAACTCATTAAATTGGTCTTTGCCTACCACACCAAAACTCCTAAAAATTGGCGGCAaaagtaaaattataaaactgTAAAATAATTAAGTCATTTTAATTTGTTATTTAAAACTTGTTATATATTGGGTAGTATTACTAGagtattattttttaataatttccTAAACTAATAAATAGGAGTTTTTATTTTTCTAGAATCTAAGGACCAGTTTGTCCataaattttttttccttttttttttttcagttttttttaaaaaaaaggtgttttgtccataaaattttgtaagttttttctagattttttgaaaatattttttccaaaaatcaaaaaatgatttagaccactttttcaaaattttcgaaaaattttattttccaactcacaaaactgtaatattttttcaagtgaaatgcatgtctaaacataattttaaattacaaaaatactatttttcaatttcaatctaaatattactttttttaaaaattataatttttatgtcgaAATGCCTTCTAAATTacaaatatatgaaataaaatccaatttttttttcactttcaTTAACTATGTCCCCTTTTACAATTATCGCAAATTATAGTTTCCACTAAAATCTTAACAAAGTGGGCCCACATCCAGCTTCTCCTCCacttctctttttcctttttcagCCATATTTGATATTTACCCGCCAACAGTCACCCCCGCTCTTCTATTAGGCGGGAAAATTTTAAAACCCTAATTTCATTCTTCAAATTAACGAGGGAAATTCAATACAAAATTCAAAAGTTGCTTGTTAtgctatatatacacacacacctcACTGAAATCGAAGCAATCCATTCCATCTGACAACTGTTTGACGAAATTCCTCAGTGAAAGAAAGAATCGAGAAAATGTATGTTTGGAAGAGAGATGGGCGTCAAGAAACAGTACACTTTGATAAGATCACAGCTAGGCTTAAGAAGTTGAGTTATGGACTCAGCCCTGAACACTGTGATCCCGTGCTTGTATCACAGAAGGTTTGTGCTGGTGTTTATAAAGGGGTTACGACGAGCCAGCTCGATGAATTGGCCGCTGAGACTGCTGCTGCCTTGACTGCTAATCACCCTGACTATGCTAGCGTGAGTCTCTGATTTACCTTACTTGCTTATTGATGTTTGTTTGTTAGTTTATTTTTAACACGTTGAAATCGGAAATGATAGTAATTTGTTTCAGATTCTGGGTCAATTTTGATGTAAAagattggacatggaatttaagATATATAATTTTAGCATCATGTTTAGTAGTATTAAAAAATACTGAATAATAACCATAGGGGAGTGCAGCATGGTTGTTACAAGTTCAACTGAACCCTGCATTTTCCACACATAGTATATATTTCTATGTACAGCAAATATTTAAATTTCGGACCCATAATCCCAGAAGTCCAATAGGTTCATTGGTAATATTTTAAAGGTTGAACCCATCAAATTTGAATTGATCTGCCTCAATAATAACATAGAttgaaaaaataatttgataGAGGACATCATTATATCAAAGTTTATAAGTTGGATTAGATTAATTTGAATATTTGAAATTGTGTTGAATAATTAAATCAAAGTTTTCTGCCAAACATTGTTGAATGTTTTAAAAtggtaaaaatagaaaaaaatgtcATATAAATTGGGATGGAGTAGTAACTGTCAGCTCTTGCCCTCTGTTGTTGTTTCCCTCGAGTAAAGCTTCTGTTGATGTTATGTCTAAAGATGAAATTTTGCTTTCGATGAAGGTGTATTTAGTAATCTATTCGTTATCATATATTTATATTGCAGCTGGCTGCAAGGATTGCTGTTTCCAATCTGCACAAGAACACAAAGAAATCATTTTCTGAGACGTAAGGGCTTTAAATTATTATGTATCATTAATGTTTTTTGTTCTATGGAAACTAAACGCGAGTCTAATGATCGAGAATAGAAAGATGTTGTTTACAATATTTATTTTGTGTTCTCCATAGGGTTAAGGACATGTACAACCATATCAGCGAGAGATCTGGACTTAAGGCCCCTCTTATTTCTGATGAAGTGTATGAGATTATCATGAAggtatcatttttttttttacaataatGATGTTCTAATTGTTGGTTTATTTTCTAGGATAAGTGTGAGAATACATTATTTAAGCTTTGGTGTGGAAGCTTGTTTATTATTGCATCATAGTGTGTCTTTAATAAAAAAAAGTTTTTGGATTAGGACATTTTTCCAGCGCATGGCATTTCCTTGCTGATACTTAAACCAAGTAATTATGAAATTGTTGTCCTTGTTGGAAGTTGTGATAGGGTTTTCAAAGAATACCACTGTGCCTCATTAAGAATTTTGCATCCCATTGTCAGGAAATAAGAACTGTTGCTTTCTGTGTGTCTATAAGCTTTTGCAAATTTTTGGCTCAATAACAACTTGATTAACTGaagtgttgtttaatgtgataAACCATTTGAAGTGCTATACTGATGATACTAGTTGCTTTAACGGTACTTTTGAATTTTAGAGGTCAGTTATTAACAAATTGCCTTTTTATTACTCAGAATGCAGCTCGACTGGATAGTGAGATCATATATGACAGGGACTTTGACTATGATTACTTTGGTTTCAAAACCTTGGAGCGGTCTTACCTCTTTAAGATTAATGGAAATGTTGTAGAAAGACCACAACATATGTTGATGAGAGTTTCTGTTGGAATCCACAAGGATGATATCGAATCTGCCATCAAGACTTATCATTTGATGTCTCAAAGATGGTTCACTCATGCTTCTCCAACTCTTTTTAATGCTGGAACTCCAAGGCCTCAAGTATGTCAATTTAATTAGGAAATAGCTCCAGAGCATGATATCCTTGATTTCGTAATTGTTTTCTTCTTTGACTTGCAGTTAAGTAGCTGCTTCCTTGTATGCATGAAAGAAGATAGTATTGAGGGCATATATGACACTCTTAAGGAGTGTGCTGTTATTAGCAAATCTGCTGGAGGAATTGGAGTATCTGTGCACAATATTCGTGGTACTGGGAGTTATATTCGTGGAACTAATGGGACATCAAATGGAATTATACCAATGCTACGCGTGTTTAATGACACTGCTCGATATGTTGACCAAGGAGGTGGCAAAAGAAAGGGTATGCCTGTGCTGTGTCTCTATTAGATGTAATTATATTGGGCTAAGGCCTTGTTTTGATTTGTTCTGACAATTTTATGTCATGCATAGGTGCTTTTGCTGTCTATCTTGAGCCCTGGCATTCTGATATATTTGAATTTCTGGATATGAGGAAGAACCATGGAAAGGTGCAGTTGCTATCCTTGATATAATCATTCCAGTATTAGTCTCAGTAGACTAAAATGTGATCTGCTTAATTAAACTGTTCATTCCACTAGAATTTGCGTAATCCTTTCATATCATAGGCCTTGTCATTGCTTAATTGACACAAAATATCTATCTCTGCAGGAAGAACATCGGGCCCGAGATCTTTTCTATGCTCTTTGGGTGCCTGATCTTTTTATGGAAAGAGTCCAAAGCAATGGTCAATGGTCTTTATTTTGTCCAAGTGAGGCTCCTGGATTGGCAGATTGTTGGGGTGAAGATTTTGAGAAGTTGTATACAAAGTATGAAAGAGAGGTAAAAACAAATCTGCCATTATGATTACTTGCTTGCCAAGCTTGGACTATGTGATGCTTGCCAGTATATGAATACATGAACTAAAAGGATTCCATTTTGTCAATTCAGGGTAAGGCGAAGAAGGTTGTGCAAGCGCAAAATCTCTGGTTTGAGATCTTGAAGTCTCAGATAGAAACTGGGACCCCATACATGCTGTATAAGGTAACTTTAATATTGTTTatcttgttgtttttgttgtttggGTGCATTGAATTTTCTTTAATCCTTCTGCTTGTTATCACAGGATTCTTGTAATAGAAAAAGCAACCAGCAAAATCTTGGCACTATCAAGTCTTCTAACTTGTGTACTGAAATTATTGAGTACACAAGTCCTACTGAAACTGCCGTGTGTAATCTTGCATCAATTGCTCTTCCACGATATGTTAGAGAGAAGGTAGTTACAAATGCCATACACTTAAACATCGCCTGCTTTTAAGTTTATTTCTCCTGTTATTATAGAATTTTTCTGTATAACTTTCAGGAGGTCCCAGATGAATCACAACCATCTAAGCTTGTCGGGAGCAGAGGCTCTAAAAACCGATACTTTGATTTTGCCAAACTGGCAGAGGTTAGATTTTTTCCATCAAATCAGTCTTTTCTGCTTCTGATATGTCTAGAGTTATTTATCTCGGATATCCATTTTTATCTTGTTCTATTTTCATGTGAGATAGGTCACTGCATTGATTACTACAAACCTGAATAAAATTATTGATGTCAACTACTACCCTGTTGAAACTGCAAAAAGGTCTAATTTACGACATAGACCTATTGGACTTGGGGTCCAGGGTCTTGCAGACACATTCATATTGCTTGGCATGTCATTTGATTCACCAGAGGTAAGCCACCCGACATCCAGCTTTAATTGTTTTTGGTAAATAAGCTCTTATTTTTTAATTGGTTCAATGATGCTGATCTTTGTATTTTCTCTATGTATAGGCTCAGCAGCTAAACAAAGACATATTTGAGACAATATACTACCATGCTTTAAAAGCCTCTTCTGAATTAGCTGCCAAGGAAGGCCCATATGAGACATATGCAGGAAGTCCTGTAAGCAAGGTATATATTGGAGCTTTTGCTTTAGCTGATGGTTTGCTACATGGATGACTTGTTTGGTTGTCCAGGACTTCTGAAAATTGAGCTGGGGTATCAAGTGCCCTTCTTGATAAAGAAATGTGATTTTGCTGTTAAATGTGAAGATGTCATCCAAgtcaaaatataattttaaaatatgcCCAAAATAGAACCTGATATTATTGGGCCAAAAGTTTAATGATTTGTCAGATTGTGTTTgatataatattatctatttcCTATTGGTTTAGCATTGTACTCAATTAAGATTGAACTATTCTCTTTAGGGTATTCTCCAGCCAGACATGTGGGGAGTAACACCACCAGATCGATGGGATTGGGGTGTTCTCCGTGGAATGATTGCAAAGAATGGTGTAAGAAATTCACTTCTTGTAGCTCCGATGCCCACTGCTTCAACAAGCCAAATTCTTGGAAACAATGAATGCTTTGAGCCCTATACATCCAATATCTACAGTAGAAGAGTTCTAAGGTTACTTTTGCTGCCAGATCCTTAAGTACAATGCCAATTGAGTTAATTTTGCTGTCTTCAGATTTTTAACTGTGGTTGTTCTTTTTCAGTGGTGAATTTGTTGTGGTGAACAAGCATCTTCTTCATGACTTAACTGAGATGGGGCTTTGGTCTCCTACCCTTAAGAATAGGATAATTT
This region of Nicotiana tomentosiformis chromosome 4, ASM39032v3, whole genome shotgun sequence genomic DNA includes:
- the LOC104111756 gene encoding ribonucleoside-diphosphate reductase large subunit-like is translated as MYVWKRDGRQETVHFDKITARLKKLSYGLSPEHCDPVLVSQKVCAGVYKGVTTSQLDELAAETAAALTANHPDYASLAARIAVSNLHKNTKKSFSETVKDMYNHISERSGLKAPLISDEVYEIIMKNAARLDSEIIYDRDFDYDYFGFKTLERSYLFKINGNVVERPQHMLMRVSVGIHKDDIESAIKTYHLMSQRWFTHASPTLFNAGTPRPQLSSCFLVCMKEDSIEGIYDTLKECAVISKSAGGIGVSVHNIRGTGSYIRGTNGTSNGIIPMLRVFNDTARYVDQGGGKRKGAFAVYLEPWHSDIFEFLDMRKNHGKEEHRARDLFYALWVPDLFMERVQSNGQWSLFCPSEAPGLADCWGEDFEKLYTKYEREGKAKKVVQAQNLWFEILKSQIETGTPYMLYKDSCNRKSNQQNLGTIKSSNLCTEIIEYTSPTETAVCNLASIALPRYVREKEVPDESQPSKLVGSRGSKNRYFDFAKLAEVTALITTNLNKIIDVNYYPVETAKRSNLRHRPIGLGVQGLADTFILLGMSFDSPEAQQLNKDIFETIYYHALKASSELAAKEGPYETYAGSPVSKGILQPDMWGVTPPDRWDWGVLRGMIAKNGVRNSLLVAPMPTASTSQILGNNECFEPYTSNIYSRRVLSGEFVVVNKHLLHDLTEMGLWSPTLKNRIIYDDGSVQKIPEIPQDLKVIYKTVWEIKQRTLVDMAVDRGCYIDQSQSLNIHMDQPNFGKLTSLHFHAWSRGLKTGMYYLRSRAAADAIKFTVDTSMLKEKPQTAVDDDTKMAQMVCSLSNRDECMACGS